In one Dehalogenimonas formicexedens genomic region, the following are encoded:
- the pyrH gene encoding UMP kinase, whose protein sequence is MTELKYRRVLLKLSGEAFAGTGNSIIDIPIVRGIARQIKALSQMGVQVGIVVGAGNIWRGATVSRHGIDRVTADYAGMLATVINALALQDSLEKEGVTTRTQSAITVQQVAEPFIYRRAIRHMEKGRVVIFAGGTGNPYMTTDTAAALRAIEIEAQVLLMAKNRVDGVYSADPLKHKDAVKFDRLTHIEALSKRLMVMDSTALSLCLENKLPIIVFDMTAPGNLERAVAGEAVGTLISSEGVTP, encoded by the coding sequence TTGACCGAACTGAAATACCGTCGGGTTCTCCTTAAACTTTCCGGCGAAGCGTTCGCCGGAACCGGCAACTCTATCATCGACATTCCCATCGTCAGGGGCATTGCCCGGCAGATAAAGGCCCTTTCTCAGATGGGCGTTCAGGTTGGTATCGTTGTCGGAGCGGGGAACATCTGGCGCGGCGCCACCGTTTCCAGGCACGGTATCGACAGGGTCACCGCTGACTACGCCGGTATGCTGGCCACCGTCATCAACGCGCTGGCTCTTCAGGACAGCCTGGAAAAAGAAGGCGTTACCACCCGCACCCAGTCTGCCATAACCGTTCAGCAGGTCGCTGAGCCCTTCATCTACCGGCGGGCCATCCGCCATATGGAAAAAGGCCGCGTGGTCATCTTTGCCGGAGGTACGGGCAACCCCTACATGACCACGGATACGGCCGCGGCGCTGCGGGCGATCGAAATAGAGGCCCAGGTGCTCCTGATGGCGAAAAACAGAGTTGACGGCGTGTATTCGGCCGATCCTCTGAAGCACAAAGACGCGGTGAAGTTCGATCGTTTAACCCACATCGAGGCTTTGTCCAAAAGGCTGATGGTGATGGATTCCACCGCGCTGTCCCTTTGCCTTGAAAACAAACTTCCCATCATTGTTTTCGACATGACCGCCCCGGGTAATCTGGAGCGGGCCGTCGCCGGGGAGGCTGTCGGCACGTTAATTTCGAGTGAAGGTGTAACGCCATGA
- the frr gene encoding ribosome recycling factor — MTVAEIMQQIERKMSTSIDVLHRELGAIRTGRASAAIIEHVRVDYAGTPTPIHHLANISVPDARQILIQPWDRTMVGHVEKALMKSDLGLTPSSDGQVIRLIIPPLSQERRLDLTKMVHKRVEEDKVAIRNLRRDALEQIKKLEKDKELSQDESKRSQDQLQKVTDAYTARAEKLGKDKEQELLSG, encoded by the coding sequence ATGACTGTAGCCGAGATCATGCAGCAGATCGAAAGGAAAATGTCCACCTCGATAGATGTGCTCCACAGGGAATTGGGAGCCATCAGGACCGGCCGGGCTTCGGCGGCTATTATCGAGCATGTCAGGGTTGATTACGCCGGCACGCCGACACCGATCCATCACCTGGCGAATATTTCGGTCCCGGACGCCCGGCAGATTTTGATTCAGCCCTGGGACCGGACCATGGTGGGTCATGTTGAAAAAGCGCTGATGAAGTCGGACCTGGGTTTGACGCCTTCCAGTGACGGTCAAGTGATTCGCCTCATCATCCCTCCGTTATCCCAGGAGCGCCGGTTGGACCTGACCAAAATGGTGCATAAGCGCGTCGAGGAAGATAAAGTGGCCATCCGTAACTTGCGGCGCGATGCCCTGGAACAGATCAAGAAACTGGAAAAAGACAAAGAGTTGTCACAGGATGAGAGCAAAAGGTCCCAGGACCAGCTTCAGAAAGTTACCGACGCCTACACCGCCAGGGCTGAGAAACTGGGCAAGGACAAAGAGCAGGAACTGCTCAGCGGCTGA
- a CDS encoding translation elongation factor Ts, which produces MQISAEQVKELREKCGAGVMECRNALVESQGDVNKAFEALQAKGFLKAAKKAERVTGQGLVEAYVHTGGRVGSLIELNCETDFVARTDEFKKLAHDVAMQVAAMCPIYVNESDRPETCEVEASSACLMLQPFIKDPSRTIKDLITEGIARTGENIRLKRFVRFELGG; this is translated from the coding sequence TTGCAGATATCAGCCGAACAAGTAAAAGAACTGCGCGAAAAATGCGGCGCGGGCGTTATGGAATGCCGGAATGCCCTGGTCGAATCGCAGGGTGACGTCAACAAAGCATTCGAGGCCCTTCAGGCCAAGGGCTTTTTAAAGGCTGCCAAAAAAGCCGAGAGGGTCACCGGACAGGGCCTGGTTGAAGCGTACGTGCATACCGGCGGGCGCGTTGGTTCCCTGATCGAACTCAATTGCGAAACCGACTTTGTCGCCAGGACTGACGAATTCAAAAAACTGGCTCATGACGTTGCGATGCAGGTGGCCGCTATGTGCCCGATCTACGTCAACGAGTCCGACCGTCCGGAGACCTGTGAAGTTGAAGCCAGCAGCGCTTGCTTGATGCTTCAACCTTTCATCAAGGATCCTTCGAGGACGATCAAAGATCTTATTACCGAGGGTATTGCGCGCACCGGTGAGAATATCCGCCTTAAAAGGTTTGTCAGGTTCGAACTGGGCGGTTAA